One window of the Triticum dicoccoides isolate Atlit2015 ecotype Zavitan chromosome 3B, WEW_v2.0, whole genome shotgun sequence genome contains the following:
- the LOC119275345 gene encoding uncharacterized protein LOC119275345, with translation MDKERFRKRRLMLIKAAASVSSCMVMLYVRPRLQRKKESISYGPIEARDKKRIAFLNNQIYKDDITCQTTLRLTRASFFGLCQVLRERSLLRDTVHICIEEQVAMFLITVGHNLRNRVVSAIFNRSGEPVSRYFGLVLHAIVQLRDEFISPPSLETPTRIAGDPRWDPYFKDCIGVIDCTQVQASSCKNVETAFRGKKLVASQNVMAAIDFDLRFTHVLARWEGSAHDDAVLVDAIECENGPCVPQGKFYLVEAGYGAKPGFLPPFHSIQYHFTVWGNNHVRDARELFNLRHSSLRVPIERAFASLKRRFKVLDDANPFFPSATQVDVVIACVILHNWVLSQGTDCFIIPEINWKPKPPSSQIEHTHDDRHMVEFRQALADKMWEDHQNYHRNDADFLNTPTYYHEMATIFSDSVAPDVYAKSVDELLAVDVAGNEIVTGGNDTFAASVEEFTLPFPIPDWGKNGDSSSSKASKRAKVNNDDELMHLMTSLDNLAKAIEKSECVDTDVPDDLWGNLMNLPGFEEAHLTHYYAHLVENAAIGRAFNKLSMSNKMTWVARYIENHLSE, from the exons ATGGACAAGGAGAGGTTCAGGAAAAGAAGGTTGATGCTTATAAAGGCCGCTGCATCCGTGTCTTCGTGTATGGTCATGTTGTATGTCCGGCCCAGACTACAGAGAAAGAAAGAGAGTATTTCCTATGGGCCAATCGAGGCAAGGGACAAGAAAAGGATTGCCTTTCTAAATAATCAGATTTACAAGGATGATATAACTTGTCAGACAACGCTGAGGCTTACGAGGGCTTCTTTTTTCGGGTTGTGCCAAGTTTTGAGGGAACGCTCTTTGCTCCGTGACACTGTTCATATATGTATTGAGGAGCAAGTCGCCATGTTCTTGATCACAGTAGGACACAACCTTCGGAATAGGGTTGTAAGTGCTATTTTTAATAGGTCAGGTGAACCAGTTAGTCGCTATTTTGGACTAGTCCTCCATGCTATAGTTCAGCTAAGGGATGAGTTTATTAGTCCACCATCATTGGAGACCCCAACCAGAATTGCTGGCGACCCAAGATGGGACCCATACTTCAAG GATTGTATTGGAGTCATTGATTGTACACAGGTACAGGCTTCTTCCTGTAAGAACGTGGAGACTGCCTTCCGTGGTAAGAAGTTAGTTGCAAGCCAAAATGTGATGGCAGCAATTGATTTTGACCTTCGTTTCACACATGTGCTGGCTCGTTGGGAGGGATCTGCACATGACGATGCTGTTTTAGTGGATGCGATAGAGTGCGAGAATGGCCCATGTGTTCCTCAAG GTAAATTCTACCTAGTGGAAGCCGGATATGGAGCCAAACCTGGATTTTTGCCACCTTTCCACAGCATACAATATCACTTTACTGTGTGGGGGAACAATCATGTGCGAGATGCAAGGGAATTGTTCAATCTTAGACACTCATCTCTACGAGTACCTATAGAACGTGCATTCGCATCACTCAAGCGAAGATTTAAAGTTCTAGATGATGCAAATCCATTCTTTCCCTCCGCTACCCAAGTGGATGTTGTGATAGCTTGCGTCATCCTCCACAACTGGGTTCTTTCCCAAGGCACTGATTGTTTCATTATACCGGAGATTAATTGGAAACCTAAACCCCCTAGTTCTCAGATAGAGCATACCCATGACGATAGACACATGGTTGAGTTCAGACAAGCTCTTGCTGACAAAATGTGGGAAGACCATCAAAACTATCACCGCAATGATGCTGACTTCTTGAACACTCCAACTTACTATCACGAGATGGCCACAATCTTCAGTGATAGTGTGGCTCCTGATGTATACGCTAAGAGTGTGGATGAGCTTCTTGCTGTAGATGTGGCCGGGAATGAAATTGTTACTGGAGGAAATGACACTTTTGCTGCCAGTGTTGAAGAGTTTACACTGCCTTTTCCTATTCCCGACTGGGGGAAGAATGGTGATTCCTCTAGCAGTAAAGCATCGAAAAGGGCCAAGGTAAACAATGATGACGAGTTGATGCATTTGATGACCAGCCTTGATAACCTTGCCAAAGCTATAGAGAAATCTGAATGCGTAGATACAGATGTCCCTGACGATCTTTGGGGTAACCTGATGAATCTCCCTGGATTTGAAGAGGCGCATCTTACCCATTACTATGCTCATCTAGTTGAGAATGCTGCAATTGGTAGAGCATTCAACAAACTTAGCATGTCCAACAAAATGACATGGGTAGCTAGATATATCGAGAACCACCTTTCTGAGTAG
- the LOC119281052 gene encoding flavonoid O-methyltransferase-like protein Os11g0303600 encodes MATFSNEELLQAHAELWDLTFGYLKSMALECAIKLGLPNAIHRCGGAATLPDLLDAVSVPESKKAHLPRLMRFLAAFGIFTVSAPAAGECADGEKASVYGLTPVSRLLADDAGANGSCGSLSPFVLSQTTKYHVKAAMHLPEWFMSDDGAAAVAMPFRMAHGTDLWGVMEHDPKMNQVFNAGMGSDTQLAMDFVISNYGDVFEGVTSLVDVGGGPGSAARAIARAFPHVKCSVLDLPNVVNSIPSDGVVEYISGDMMSSIPTTDAVFLKYIMHDWNDEDCVKILMQCKKAIPESGGKVIIIDIVVGSPLKAMLEAQVSFDLLMMVITAGKERDEHEWRKIFMDAGFSHHKTRPVLGFMAITELYA; translated from the exons ATGGCGACCTTCTCCAACGAGGAGCTTCTGCAGGCGCACGCCGAGCTCTGGGACCTCACCTTCGGCTACCTCAAATCCATGGCGCTCGAGTGCGCCATCAAGCTCGGTCTCCCGAACGCCATCCACCGATGCGGCGGCGCCGCCACGCTGCCGGACTTGCTCGACGCCGTTTCTGTCCCGGAGAGCAAGAAGGCGCACCTGCCTCGCCTCATGAGGTTTCTCGCCGCGTTCGGTATCTTTACTGTCAGTGCACCTGCTGCAGGTGAGTGCGCGGATGGGGAGAAGGCGAGCGTCTACGGCCTCACGCCGGTGTCCCGCCTGCTGGCGGACGACGCCGGCGCCAACGGGTCGTGCGGGAGCCTCTCGCCGTTCGTGCTCTCCCAGACCACCAAGTACCACGTGAAAGCGGCCATGCACCTGCCAGAGTGGTTCATGAgcgacgacggcgcggcggcggtggcgatgcCGTTCAGGATGGCGCACGGCACAGACCTGTGGGGCGTCATGGAGCATGACCCGAAGATGAACCAGGTCTTCAACGCGGGCATGGGGTCAGACACCCAGCTCGCGATGGACTTCGTCATCAGCAACTACGGCGACGTGTTCGAGGGGGTGACCTCGCTGGTCGACGTCGGCGGCGGGCCCGGCTCCGCGGCGAGGGCCATCGCGAGGGCCTTCCCGCACGTCAAGTGCTCCGTGCTCGACCTCCCCAACGTGGTCAATTCCATCCCGTCCGACGGCGTGGTCGAGTACATCTCAGGTGACATGATGAGCTCCATTCCGACGACCGATGCTGTGTTCCTCAAG TACATCATGCATGACTGGAACGACGAGGACTGCGTGAAGATCTTGATGCAGTGCAAGAAGGCGATCCCCGAATCGGGCGGGAAAGTGATAATCATAGACATAGTGGTCGGATCTCCTTTGAAAGCCATGCTGGAAGCCCAAGTCTCGTTTGATCtgctgatgatggtgatcacggcaGGAAAGGAGCGTGACGAGCACGAGTGGCGCAAGATTTTCATGGACGCGGGATTCAGCCACCACAAGACAAGGCCTGTTTTGGGTTTTATGGCCATCACTGAGCTGTATGCTTAG